The genomic DNA GGTCCAGCAGCCGTGCATCCAGCACCGGGAAGTTACGTACGAAACCGACGGCATACAGGGCGTCCGCGAGGGTGGTATAGCTCTGCCTCGTATCGGTGTTCAGGTTATGCACCAGGTAACGATCGGACAGCGCGTGAAACTGCAGACGATAGAGTTGATTGACGACGGCAACCGCTTCATTCCAGAGCCAGCGGCGGTTGTCTTCGACGCGAATCTCGATCCGCAATACCAGCGGCAAGCCGCTGTGGAGGGCGCCCAGTGCCGCCTCGCTGAAGCGGAAATCGATATTGGCATCCAGCAGATAGACGCCCTGATCGAGACTCGA from Gammaproteobacteria bacterium includes the following:
- a CDS encoding DUF4390 domain-containing protein is translated as MRDVRSSLDQGVYLLDANIDFRFSEAALGALHSGLPLVLRIEIRVEDNRRWLWNEAVAVVNQLYRLQFHALSDRYLVHNLNTDTRQSYTTLADALYAVGFVRNFPVLDARLLDPGKTYFGRLRATLDVEELPTPMRLWAYVSDQWRLTSEWYRWQLSP